One genomic window of Wolbachia endosymbiont (group B) of Eucosma cana includes the following:
- the eno gene encoding phosphopyruvate hydratase produces the protein MMKKTISSVFAREILDSRGYPTIEVEIELCDGATGRAAVPSGASTGKLEALELRDQDEKRYCGKGVLKAVQSVSEVIANKIIGMDAANQSAIDKVLIELDGTKNKSKLGANATLGVSLAVAKAAANSFKTPLYKYLGVGEKQMPVPLINVINGGVHADNKLDFQEFMILPVGAETFSEAIRISAEVFHNLCSILKKKGYSTNVGDEGGFAPNIGSTEEALNLIIQAVESAGYSMKNHFALGLDVAASTFYEDGVYKFENRELTSEELVQYYFDLVGKYPIISIEDAMNEDDYEGWKLLTVKLGNKVQLVGDDLFVTNCELISKGIEEKMANAVLIKPNQIGTLTETFAAIEMAKSNGYRAIISHRSGETEDTTISHISVASNCGQIKTGSLSRSDRLAKYNELMRIESSLGENAKYYRGLAWTS, from the coding sequence ATGATGAAAAAGACAATTAGCAGTGTATTTGCAAGAGAAATTTTAGATAGCAGGGGTTACCCAACAATTGAGGTAGAAATAGAACTATGTGATGGAGCAACAGGTAGAGCCGCTGTCCCTTCTGGGGCTTCGACCGGTAAACTAGAAGCATTGGAGCTGAGAGATCAAGATGAAAAAAGGTATTGTGGTAAAGGAGTGCTGAAAGCTGTTCAATCTGTGAGTGAAGTGATAGCAAATAAAATCATTGGCATGGATGCAGCAAACCAGAGTGCAATTGATAAAGTTTTAATTGAACTAGATGGAACAAAAAATAAATCTAAACTTGGAGCAAATGCAACTTTGGGTGTGTCTCTTGCTGTTGCAAAAGCAGCAGCAAACAGTTTCAAAACACCGTTATATAAATATTTGGGCGTAGGGGAGAAGCAGATGCCAGTTCCGCTAATTAACGTCATTAATGGTGGAGTACATGCGGATAATAAACTCGATTTTCAAGAATTTATGATTCTTCCTGTTGGTGCTGAAACTTTCAGTGAAGCAATAAGAATATCTGCAGAGGTATTTCATAACTTGTGCAGCATTCTTAAGAAAAAAGGTTATAGTACAAACGTAGGAGATGAAGGTGGTTTTGCACCAAACATTGGAAGCACTGAAGAAGCTCTTAATTTGATAATTCAGGCTGTTGAATCTGCCGGTTATTCGATGAAAAATCACTTTGCACTGGGTCTTGATGTTGCTGCATCTACTTTTTATGAAGATGGAGTTTATAAATTTGAAAACAGAGAACTCACTTCAGAGGAATTGGTTCAGTATTATTTTGACCTTGTAGGCAAATATCCAATAATTTCTATAGAAGATGCAATGAATGAAGACGACTATGAAGGTTGGAAATTACTTACTGTAAAACTTGGGAATAAAGTTCAATTGGTTGGAGATGATTTATTTGTTACAAATTGTGAACTAATAAGTAAAGGAATAGAGGAGAAAATGGCAAATGCTGTACTAATCAAGCCAAACCAGATAGGAACACTTACGGAAACTTTTGCTGCTATTGAAATGGCAAAATCAAATGGCTATAGGGCTATTATTTCGCATCGCTCAGGTGAAACAGAAGACACAACGATATCCCACATATCAGTTGCGTCGAATTGTGGGCAAATAAAGACTGGCTCGCTGTCGCGTTCTGATAGGCTTGCAAAGTATAATGAATTAATGAGAATAGAAAGTTCATTAGGAGAAAACGCTAAATATTATCGTGGGTTAGCATGGACTTCATAG
- a CDS encoding recombinase zinc beta ribbon domain-containing protein, whose product MEKEKLQIEKMQQSGRKYLLQGLVICQCCKSVYYGMSNAKGGRSYYRCPGKRFGECNSKSIRADILEEVVWEEVKMVREHITKEKCDLSEADWETKLNIIRKLVQRIEIDDDNVHIVFRLKELALERQKEDIQPCTRIIKNVVLSNAIGMHKVSNALAAISVAVKLGISDEEIKKGLLEFKGVARRFSLIADIKGVKLIEDYAHHPNEIQATLAAARLTTKGKVTGIIEPLRFARVRNFFDEFVRIFMMFDYVILTPVHPPEDKPIPGCGIDDIQKALISNGFNDVKIMNDALLISHFISNSTSSGDVVLFIGAGSNIAKLAREAAKLLLVK is encoded by the coding sequence GTGGAAAAAGAAAAGCTACAAATAGAAAAAATGCAACAAAGTGGAAGAAAATACTTATTACAAGGGTTAGTGATATGTCAGTGTTGCAAATCCGTTTATTATGGAATGAGTAATGCTAAGGGAGGAAGAAGTTACTATCGTTGTCCTGGAAAACGTTTTGGTGAATGTAACAGCAAATCAATACGCGCGGATATACTAGAAGAGGTAGTATGGGAAGAAGTTAAGATGGTAAGAGAGCACATAACGAAGGAAAAGTGTGATTTATCAGAGGCAGATTGGGAGACTAAACTTAATATAATTAGAAAATTAGTTCAACGCATTGAAATTGATGATGATAATGTACATATAGTGTTTCGATTAAAAGAACTCGCTCTCGAAAGACAAAAAGAAGATATTCAACCTTGTACCAGAATTATAAAGAATGTAGTGCTATCAAATGCAATAGGAATGCATAAAGTTAGCAATGCCCTGGCTGCAATATCAGTTGCAGTGAAACTTGGAATTAGTGATGAAGAGATTAAAAAAGGTCTTTTGGAATTTAAAGGAGTAGCAAGGAGATTTTCTTTAATTGCCGATATTAAAGGTGTTAAGTTAATTGAGGACTATGCTCATCATCCAAATGAAATACAAGCAACCCTGGCAGCAGCACGTTTGACCACTAAAGGAAAGGTAACAGGAATTATCGAGCCGCTTCGTTTTGCTCGTGTTCGTAATTTTTTTGATGAGTTCGTACGAATTTTCATGATGTTTGATTATGTAATTCTCACTCCTGTCCATCCTCCAGAAGATAAGCCTATTCCTGGCTGTGGAATTGATGATATACAAAAAGCCTTGATCAGTAATGGGTTTAATGATGTGAAGATTATGAATGATGCTTTACTCATTTCACATTTTATTAGTAATTCGACAAGTTCAGGAGATGTAGTATTATTTATTGGTGCTGGTAGTAATATAGCTAAACTAGCAAGAGAAGCTGCAAAGCTGCTGCTAGTAAAATAA
- a CDS encoding SURF1 family protein, translating to MLRKTVFIFIIPFLLLFSLGLWQLFRLSWKNNIIKNMDLPVIHLLPSDNLSKFNYRNVKIDGILSDIELYVFAGQRGYHVLSPMLLINGHYMLINKGIVREKKEEKAKIEKVAADGVLYCDGSKNWFIKNDIASNTWFTLSTEEISNDLGIKLEKCILWQDNFGGKLTIQPIKHLEYAITWFALSLIWLIMCVFYYRQNIYKS from the coding sequence ACTTCTTTTTTCACTCGGGTTATGGCAGTTATTTAGATTGAGCTGGAAGAATAATATTATCAAAAATATGGATCTTCCAGTTATTCATCTACTGCCTAGTGATAATCTTTCAAAGTTTAACTACAGAAACGTTAAAATCGACGGAATTTTAAGTGATATAGAACTATATGTTTTCGCAGGTCAACGTGGCTATCATGTGCTGTCTCCTATGTTGCTTATCAATGGACATTACATGTTAATAAATAAAGGAATAGTCAGAGAAAAAAAAGAAGAAAAAGCAAAAATTGAAAAAGTAGCTGCTGATGGCGTTTTGTATTGTGATGGTAGCAAAAATTGGTTTATCAAAAATGATATTGCTTCAAATACGTGGTTTACCTTAAGTACAGAAGAAATCTCCAATGATCTAGGTATTAAGCTAGAGAAATGTATATTGTGGCAAGATAATTTTGGTGGCAAATTGACTATACAGCCAATAAAGCATCTTGAATACGCAATTACTTGGTTTGCACTTTCCTTGATTTGGCTCATTATGTGCGTATTTTACTATAGGCAAAATATATATAAGTCGTAG